In Flavobacterium endoglycinae, one DNA window encodes the following:
- a CDS encoding nucleotidyltransferase domain-containing protein: MTIQDLKSQNLILFEAISGSRSFGLNTPTSDTDIKGVYYLPKEKFFGLDYIPQISNETNDEVYYEIGRFVELLLRNNPNILEILASPDDCILYKHPLMNHLKLENFLSKLCKDSFAGYAVTQIKKARGLNKKIVNPLPKEKKSLLDFCYVLEGYKTVSVSEFLQENNFQQEQIGLVDLPNSKGMFAMFYDQEKSLGYKGIIQKENSNEVSLSSIPKTEKPIGYLSCNQDGYSKYCKEYTEYWNWIEKRNEDRYNTNQQHGKNYDSKNMMHTIRLLQTAEQILSTGKLNIRVSNREELLDIKAGNKEYEDLLEMADALIASIENCYSISTLPEKPDEEKAIRTLIQIREELYNQK; encoded by the coding sequence ATGACCATTCAAGATTTAAAATCCCAAAACCTAATTCTTTTCGAAGCCATTTCGGGAAGCAGGTCTTTTGGGCTAAACACACCAACTTCGGATACTGATATAAAAGGCGTTTATTATCTTCCAAAAGAAAAATTCTTTGGTTTAGATTATATTCCGCAGATAAGTAATGAAACCAATGATGAGGTGTATTACGAAATAGGTCGTTTTGTAGAATTACTGCTTAGAAATAATCCTAATATTCTAGAGATTTTGGCTTCGCCAGATGATTGTATTTTGTACAAACATCCGTTAATGAATCATTTGAAACTAGAAAATTTTCTGTCGAAACTCTGCAAAGATTCTTTTGCCGGTTATGCCGTAACGCAGATTAAAAAGGCGAGAGGTTTAAACAAAAAAATCGTAAATCCGCTGCCAAAGGAAAAGAAAAGTCTTTTGGATTTTTGTTATGTTTTGGAAGGGTATAAAACGGTTTCTGTTTCAGAATTTCTGCAGGAGAATAATTTTCAACAAGAACAAATTGGTTTGGTTGATCTGCCCAATTCAAAAGGAATGTTTGCAATGTTTTACGATCAGGAAAAATCGCTGGGTTATAAAGGCATTATTCAGAAAGAAAACTCTAACGAAGTTTCGCTGTCGTCGATTCCTAAAACCGAAAAACCAATTGGATATTTATCCTGCAATCAAGACGGATATTCGAAATATTGCAAAGAATACACCGAATACTGGAACTGGATCGAAAAACGCAACGAAGACCGTTACAACACGAATCAGCAGCACGGAAAAAATTACGACAGCAAAAACATGATGCACACCATTCGACTTTTGCAAACGGCAGAACAGATTCTTTCAACTGGAAAATTAAATATCAGAGTTTCAAACCGAGAAGAACTTTTAGACATAAAAGCCGGAAACAAAGAATACGAGGATTTACTCGAAATGGCAGATGCATTAATTGCTTCAATCGAAAATTGTTATTCGATATCAACTTTGCCTGAAAAACCAGATGAAGAAAAAGCAATTCGGACTTTAATTCAAATTAGGGAAGAATTATACAATCAGAAGTAA
- a CDS encoding sensor histidine kinase, whose product MRELPHEIKLTYIIAIIVMLLFVCFIVMIVFIYNKKQLIQQQENQIKESEFQNQLLQKELERQKAIQLERERISQDMHDDLGAGISAIKLQAEFLKYKIPQESYSEDLEAIINTSEDMNLAMREILWSLDSQNDTIDNFIEYSTLYIKRFLNKTTIDLQFNSSILETETNLSVKARRNLFLVTKEAVHNVFKHSQANHLFIEFQQTETSFTINIIDDGIGLSEKIQKGNGLTNMSARMENINGTFKIIPVQKGTRLLFTYPFQY is encoded by the coding sequence ATGAGAGAGCTTCCACATGAAATAAAACTCACGTATATAATTGCTATTATTGTGATGCTTCTTTTTGTATGTTTCATTGTTATGATAGTCTTTATCTACAACAAAAAACAACTCATTCAGCAGCAGGAAAACCAAATAAAAGAAAGCGAATTCCAAAATCAATTATTACAGAAAGAGTTAGAACGACAAAAAGCAATTCAGTTAGAAAGAGAACGCATTTCTCAGGATATGCACGATGATTTAGGCGCTGGGATTTCGGCTATAAAACTTCAGGCTGAGTTTTTAAAATATAAAATTCCGCAAGAAAGTTATTCCGAAGATCTGGAAGCTATTATCAATACTTCTGAAGATATGAATCTCGCTATGCGGGAAATTCTCTGGAGTTTGGATTCGCAAAATGATACTATTGACAACTTTATAGAATACAGCACTTTGTACATCAAGCGTTTTTTAAATAAAACGACAATCGATTTGCAATTCAATTCTAGTATTTTAGAAACCGAAACTAATTTATCGGTTAAAGCAAGACGAAATCTTTTTTTAGTGACTAAAGAAGCCGTACATAACGTTTTTAAACACAGCCAGGCGAATCATCTTTTTATTGAATTTCAACAAACCGAAACCTCTTTTACCATTAACATAATCGATGACGGAATTGGACTTTCTGAGAAAATTCAAAAAGGAAACGGACTCACTAATATGTCTGCCCGAATGGAAAACATAAACGGAACTTTTAAAATTATTCCCGTGCAAAAAGGCACACGTTTATTGTTTACCTATCCGTTCCAGTATTAA